The genomic segment ATAGCAAGACCAGCTGATACAGAGCCACCAGGGCTGTTAACATAAAGATAGATGTCTTTCGTGTTATCTTGTGCATCAAGAAAGAGGAGCTGTGCAATAATACTGTTTGCCATTCCATCTTCAACGGGACCTGTCAGCATAATGATGCGGTCTTTCAGAAGTCTTGAGTAGATATCATAAGCGCGTTCGCCACGACTAGATTGTTCAATAACAGTAGGTACTAAATAACCCATAAATTGAATCTCCTTTTATAAGATATGAGTCTAACTCTCTTAAAATCATGAGGATACTAGTTTTTCTCGGACTTTGCGGAGATTTTACTTTAGATTTTTATGATTTCAAAGAGAGTGAACTCTATTAATATTTTTCTTTATTATAACTCATTGGTCAAAAAAGGTCAAAGAAAATAGTTTTTTGAATAAAAATTTTCTGTCAGTACTGACAAAATTTTTGTTAGTAAAGAGTTTAAACTTTCAGAACGCTTTCAAATTTGTTATAATTAAATCTATGAATACTGAACTTGTTATTGCCATGATTTTTGGAATGTTTATCGGTGCTTGGCTTTTGATTGCAGGCATTTATATTTATAAAGTCTATGATGAAAATCGTTATAAAAAACGATTAACGATTGAGAAATTGCTTCGTGAAATTGAGGTTAGAAATACATTAAATCAAAAAGTGATTGAGATTCTTAATCGCCCGATTACAGGCGATGACAAGGAATTGATTAATCCTCAAAGTGATGTTAAAGTTCCTTTTTATGATTATAACTTTTTGAAAAATTATACATCAATGTATAATTTATACATTCCGACATATTTTTTGAATACTTTCTTTAAAAAATTATCACACCATTTGGCTGTTTTTGATGATGAGCAAGATTTAAAAAATGGAGGTTACATTTTTAAAGAATCGCGCACAATTTTTGAAAATTTTTCTGTCGAAATTACTGATGATATTGAAGCGAAAAAGCGGGAATTGCAAAAAGCAAAAAATGTTTACCCTGCAATGCTGAAGAAGCAGCACTATAATATCTGATGCTGTGATTTACAACTTACTTTTTGTTTGCATAAAAGTAAGCCCTGTTAGTAAAATAATATGTAATCATTAGATAGAAAATGTCTAAAATTTTGATTAAAATACTGTCACAATGTACTCTTGTATCAAAGATATGGAGTCATGATTTCCTAGAATTTTGGAGTATCCTCATACTAAAATTCTAGGAAAGTGCTGACAGTTTTTTTGTCAATAAAATATTGTGAATTTTTATGAAAAACTTTGAAAAAGGTCTTTTTTTAACCCTTCAAATGTGTTATAATTGAACAATCATTGATGTTTAATATTATTAGTTAAATAAATATACACGAAGGAGAGACGATGATTACAATCTATACAGCCCCCTCTTGTACAAGCTGTAAAAAAGCTAAAAATTGGCTTTCATATCACCAAATTCCATTCAACGAGCGAAATCTCATTGCTGACCCATTATCAGTTGATGAAATCAGTCGTATTTTGGAAAAATGTGATGATGGTGTGGAAGGATTGATTTCAAGCCGAAACCGTTTTGTGAAGACTTTGGGTGTTGATTTTGAAGATTTATCACTGTCAGCAGCGATTAAAATCATTTCAGAAAATCCGCAAATTATGCGTCGTCCAATCATCATGGATGAAAAACGTTTGCACGTTGGCTACAACGAAGAAGAAATTCGAGCTTTCCTGCCACGTACGGTGCGCATTTTAGAAAATGGCGGTGCACGTTTACGTAGCGCAATCTAATTATTTATTTAAAAAAGGAATTTTTCGAGACGTTAGTTGCGTCTTTTTTTTGTCATCTATAAAAGATAGTGACCATAAGTAAGTGATTGGCTGACAAAACTTCTGTCAGTAATTTTTTATATCACTTGATGCTTAAAAGCTTTGATGACCAGAACATTTGAGTTCCTATACTTAAGCTTACTAGAAAAAAGGTGTGAAAAGATGAGGTAAATGAGCTATAATGGAGACATGGAAATTTTTGATACACATACACATCTCAACTCTGAGGAGTTTGATGGACGGATACCAGATGAGCTAAAAAAAGCTGAACAGCTTGGGGTAACCAGAATCAATAACGTGGGAAGTAACTATAAGTTGAATAAGAAAGCCGTTTTGTTAGCAGAAAAATTTGCTGCGTGTTATGCCACAATTGGCTGGCACCCTGATGATGCGGCAGAGTTTGATGCTGATGCCGAGCAATATTTGCTTGAGCAACTTTCAAAAGAGAAAGTTATTGCGCTTGGTGAGATTGGCTTAGATTATCATTGGATGGTACGTTCTAAAGAAGAACAAGAGCGCATTTTCAGACGGCAGATTCAGATTTCGAAGCGCGCAAATGTTCCATTCCAAGTCCATACGAGAGATGCACTTGACGATACTTATGCTATCATCAAGGATGAAGGTGTAGGAAGTTCGGGGGCGATAATGCATTCATTTTCTGGAACCTATGAAGATGCAAAGCGTTTTGTCGAACTTGGGATGATGATTTCCTTTTCAGGAGTGGTCACTTTTAAAAAGTCTGTTGCGGAACAAGAAGCAGCACAATTGTTGCCTCTTGATAAAATTTTGGTGGAAACAGATGCACCATATTTGACGCCTGTACCTTATCGAGGGAGAGAAAACACACCGGGATACACACGGTATGTTATTGATAAAATCGCAGAACTACGCGGAATTTCGGCTGAAGAGATCGCACGCATAACAACCAAAAATGCTTTAAATATTTTTAACTTAGCAAGTGCGTGCTAATTCCCCCACCTTTTAGGTGGCGGGATAAGCAGCACTAAGCTCTGCTTTCGTTCTACTAACATTGGTGAGGGAGAAAGCATCCCCCACCGATGAAGTAATCACTTCAACTTATATTTTTGTTGACAGGCAACTAAAAACGATGTATAATGTTGCTTGTCAACAAAAAGTTGATTCTTCTCTAACTTGGGAATTTAATGTAAATCCAGTTTTTGGTAGAATGAACGCTATCTTGACGAAATGAGTTCGGAGCGTTTAGAGTTGATGAAAATAAACGCACCCTACATC from the Lactococcus allomyrinae genome contains:
- the spx gene encoding transcriptional regulator Spx — its product is MITIYTAPSCTSCKKAKNWLSYHQIPFNERNLIADPLSVDEISRILEKCDDGVEGLISSRNRFVKTLGVDFEDLSLSAAIKIISENPQIMRRPIIMDEKRLHVGYNEEEIRAFLPRTVRILENGGARLRSAI
- a CDS encoding TatD family hydrolase, whose protein sequence is MEIFDTHTHLNSEEFDGRIPDELKKAEQLGVTRINNVGSNYKLNKKAVLLAEKFAACYATIGWHPDDAAEFDADAEQYLLEQLSKEKVIALGEIGLDYHWMVRSKEEQERIFRRQIQISKRANVPFQVHTRDALDDTYAIIKDEGVGSSGAIMHSFSGTYEDAKRFVELGMMISFSGVVTFKKSVAEQEAAQLLPLDKILVETDAPYLTPVPYRGRENTPGYTRYVIDKIAELRGISAEEIARITTKNALNIFNLASAC